The Aureispira anguillae genome contains a region encoding:
- a CDS encoding Bax inhibitor-1/YccA family protein has product MSNNRFMSSSNPLIGDKQFAKSASLGISKESGVMTVQGAVNKSFILTGILLVSAIVVGYVLPFSMPLFYGSMFIGLGLSIASFMKPTWAPITAPLYAVVEGVFVGSVSYLFAGALGAGIVMNALLLTILCLASMLIAYKTGLIKATKKFRSIITTATGAIMMIYLLSMVLNMFGIQIPYLHEGGMIGIGISVFIIGIASLNLILDFDNIEKGAQAGAPKYMEWVCSLGLLITLVWIYLEILRLLAIVASSSD; this is encoded by the coding sequence ATGTCTAATAATCGATTTATGTCATCTTCTAATCCGCTCATTGGCGATAAACAATTTGCTAAAAGTGCCTCACTTGGCATTAGCAAGGAGTCTGGAGTAATGACTGTTCAAGGTGCCGTTAATAAGTCATTTATACTAACGGGTATCTTATTAGTTTCTGCGATTGTTGTTGGATATGTATTGCCTTTTTCTATGCCGTTGTTTTATGGTAGTATGTTTATCGGATTGGGCTTGTCAATCGCTTCATTTATGAAACCAACTTGGGCACCTATCACAGCTCCACTATATGCAGTAGTAGAAGGTGTTTTTGTAGGATCTGTATCTTATTTATTTGCAGGGGCATTAGGGGCAGGAATTGTTATGAATGCTTTGCTCTTAACGATTTTATGTTTGGCTTCTATGCTGATTGCCTACAAAACAGGGTTGATCAAAGCCACTAAAAAATTCCGTTCTATCATTACCACTGCTACAGGAGCAATTATGATGATTTATTTGCTTAGCATGGTATTGAATATGTTTGGTATTCAAATTCCTTACTTACACGAAGGTGGAATGATTGGAATTGGTATCAGTGTATTTATCATTGGTATTGCTTCTTTAAATCTAATCCTTGATTTTGACAATATAGAAAAGGGCGCTCAAGCAGGTGCTCCTAAATATATGGAATGGGTTTGTAGCCTAGGTCTTTTAATTACACTAGTTTGGATTTATCTTGAAATCTTGCGTTTGTTGGCAATTGTTGCGAGCAGTAGTGACTAG
- a CDS encoding gliding motility-associated C-terminal domain-containing protein yields MERQLSLLLFLLTILPVSLWATHNRSGEMTYRQIGQNTIELTITTYTKVSGQSAQADRDRLTVDWGDGSPEEEILRTNMTMVFNDIQENIYVGVHAYPGANPVPGQPYVISMQDPNRNDNILNINGGASINVQFFLQTEVFLFNPSFFGYNSSPILLEKPVDFGVVGQVFQHTPNGYDPDGDSIAYELITPMQDRGVTVPGYQQVTDISPGANNQYSFDVHTGLFTWNAPRKEGEYNIAILVKSYRNGQYLGGIVRDIQIKIENAINRPPELEVVSEICVEAGELVEFDVEAWDQDLPLQLVTLTATGGPLASTITSPATFSNVTGTAPVGFPLTSTFRWQTVCEHVQKQPWQVVFKAKDDYSQGGVNASLATFKVVRIKVIAPPPQNLQATVGTNSATLTWDAPYVCENAVNFFGFTVWRKIGCDNFEPDTCEIGLDGHGYSQINTGYITTATGGSYTYIDNSIQNGTSYSYRILGEFATPIYYNGTITNYHSPVSGKTSDEVCIETREDLPALINVDVNATSTTAGEIFVRWTKPIATELDTIMNPPPYRYELYQSDDMAGNNFSTVPIFSSPTYSAFYLANDTFFTALGLNTENTPYSYRVMFFAGTDTIGTTKSASSIFLNVASTNQQNNLSWSEMVPWQNSAYVVYQEVPLGSNSYIILDTVTTATYQHRGLVNGENYCYRVMSIGSYNTNNTPDSLFNKSQKACGTPLDTIAPCPPNASAIIAISSCNTLQDDANNPDRLPCQGTITDPDFLYNQITWSNNMDSCANDVASFKVYFAPYCDGNYTLVYESQGLTDTSFTHVPSPTNLAGCYYITSIDSIEVNGGGNESDPSTLIRTDNCPFYDLPNTFTPNGDGANDLFKPCLLYRYINKVRFKVTNRWGQVVFETEDPEINWDGKDQNTGQDLPEGVYFYTCGVEQNCMSCEAIKPLKGYIHIIRSNN; encoded by the coding sequence ATGGAAAGACAGCTTAGTTTATTATTATTTCTTCTCACCATATTACCAGTTTCTCTTTGGGCTACCCATAACCGATCAGGAGAAATGACCTATCGCCAAATTGGGCAAAATACAATTGAATTAACCATCACTACTTATACAAAAGTAAGTGGTCAAAGTGCGCAAGCAGATAGAGATCGTTTGACCGTTGATTGGGGGGATGGTTCTCCAGAGGAAGAGATTTTAAGAACGAACATGACGATGGTGTTTAATGACATCCAAGAGAACATCTATGTTGGCGTTCATGCTTATCCTGGTGCGAATCCTGTTCCAGGGCAGCCTTATGTAATTTCTATGCAAGACCCCAATCGAAATGATAATATTTTGAACATTAATGGAGGAGCTTCTATCAATGTCCAATTCTTTCTTCAAACAGAGGTGTTTTTATTTAATCCTTCCTTTTTTGGTTACAATAGTTCGCCCATTTTATTAGAAAAACCTGTTGATTTTGGAGTTGTCGGACAGGTTTTCCAGCATACGCCCAATGGCTATGATCCCGATGGAGATAGCATTGCCTATGAACTAATCACACCTATGCAAGATCGAGGGGTAACAGTACCAGGTTATCAACAGGTAACGGATATATCTCCAGGGGCAAACAATCAATATTCTTTTGACGTTCATACAGGGTTATTTACTTGGAATGCTCCTCGAAAGGAAGGGGAATATAACATTGCTATTCTTGTTAAATCTTATCGAAATGGTCAATATCTAGGGGGAATTGTAAGAGATATTCAAATAAAAATAGAAAATGCCATTAATCGCCCTCCCGAACTGGAAGTTGTTTCAGAAATATGTGTAGAAGCTGGAGAATTGGTTGAATTTGATGTAGAAGCATGGGATCAAGACCTCCCGCTCCAATTGGTTACCTTGACAGCAACAGGAGGTCCATTAGCATCAACAATTACATCTCCTGCAACATTCTCGAATGTTACGGGTACTGCTCCTGTAGGTTTTCCGTTGACCAGTACTTTTCGTTGGCAAACCGTTTGTGAGCATGTCCAAAAACAGCCTTGGCAAGTGGTATTTAAAGCTAAAGACGATTATTCCCAAGGAGGGGTCAACGCTTCTTTGGCAACCTTTAAGGTGGTTAGAATAAAAGTAATAGCGCCGCCTCCTCAAAATTTACAAGCAACAGTCGGAACCAATTCTGCAACATTAACTTGGGATGCGCCTTATGTTTGTGAGAATGCAGTTAACTTTTTTGGTTTTACAGTGTGGCGAAAAATAGGTTGTGATAATTTTGAGCCCGACACCTGTGAGATAGGTTTAGACGGGCATGGTTACAGCCAGATTAACACAGGGTATATTACAACTGCAACTGGGGGAAGTTATACTTATATTGATAACAGCATTCAGAATGGAACCTCTTATAGTTATAGAATTCTAGGTGAATTTGCAACGCCCATTTATTATAATGGCACGATAACTAATTATCACAGCCCTGTTTCGGGGAAAACATCAGATGAAGTATGCATAGAAACAAGGGAAGATTTACCAGCTCTTATCAATGTGGATGTTAATGCGACTAGCACTACTGCTGGAGAAATATTTGTGCGCTGGACGAAACCCATTGCAACGGAATTAGACACCATAATGAATCCGCCTCCCTACCGTTATGAATTGTATCAATCGGATGACATGGCAGGAAACAACTTTAGTACTGTTCCTATTTTTTCTTCACCAACCTACAGTGCTTTCTATTTGGCTAACGATACTTTTTTTACCGCTTTAGGTTTGAATACCGAGAATACACCATATAGTTATCGGGTGATGTTTTTTGCAGGGACAGATACCATTGGAACAACAAAAAGTGCTTCTTCTATTTTCCTAAATGTGGCATCTACCAACCAACAAAATAATCTCTCTTGGTCAGAAATGGTTCCATGGCAAAACTCAGCTTATGTAGTTTATCAAGAAGTTCCTTTGGGGAGCAATAGCTATATAATTTTAGATACCGTCACTACAGCAACCTACCAGCACAGAGGGCTTGTTAATGGCGAGAATTATTGTTATAGGGTAATGAGTATTGGTTCATACAATACAAATAACACCCCCGATTCTTTGTTTAATAAATCGCAAAAAGCTTGTGGAACTCCCTTGGATACGATTGCTCCTTGTCCACCTAATGCTTCAGCTATTATAGCTATTTCTAGTTGCAATACGCTTCAAGATGATGCCAATAATCCAGATCGGTTACCTTGCCAAGGGACTATAACAGACCCAGATTTTTTATACAACCAAATTACTTGGTCAAACAATATGGATTCTTGTGCGAACGATGTTGCGAGCTTCAAGGTTTATTTTGCGCCATATTGCGATGGTAATTATACACTAGTCTATGAATCGCAAGGATTGACAGATACGTCATTTACTCATGTGCCTTCACCAACAAATCTAGCAGGTTGTTATTACATTACTTCTATTGACTCCATTGAAGTAAATGGTGGAGGGAACGAAAGCGATCCTAGTACCTTAATCCGAACAGATAATTGCCCGTTTTACGATTTGCCCAATACATTTACTCCTAATGGAGATGGAGCGAATGATCTTTTTAAACCTTGCCTGTTATACCGATACATAAATAAGGTAAGATTTAAAGTAACCAATCGTTGGGGACAAGTTGTTTTCGAAACGGAGGATCCTGAGATCAATTGGGATGGGAAAGATCAAAACACAGGACAAGATTTACCTGAAGGGGTTTATTTTTATACCTGTGGTGTGGAACAAAATTGTATGTCTTGCGAGGCTATAAAACCACTAAAAGGTTATATTCACATTATAAGGTCAAACAATTAA
- a CDS encoding RNA-binding S4 domain-containing protein, with amino-acid sequence MASNLDKVRVDKWLWAVRIFKSRTLATNACKSNKVTLDGTPLKPSYSIERGMTLEVKKEGYNMVFKVVDLLEKRVSAKLAEPCYENLTPEEELNKFKDWYLFNSGNLEVREKGLGRPTKKDRRKIDRFKDS; translated from the coding sequence ATGGCATCGAATTTAGATAAAGTACGAGTAGACAAATGGCTTTGGGCAGTTCGAATATTCAAAAGTCGTACCTTGGCCACCAATGCTTGCAAAAGCAATAAAGTTACTTTGGATGGTACTCCATTAAAACCTTCTTATTCTATTGAGCGAGGAATGACTTTAGAAGTAAAAAAAGAAGGGTATAACATGGTTTTTAAAGTAGTGGATTTACTAGAAAAACGTGTTTCTGCAAAACTAGCAGAGCCTTGTTATGAAAATTTGACCCCAGAGGAAGAATTGAATAAATTTAAAGACTGGTATTTGTTTAATAGTGGGAATCTCGAAGTTCGAGAAAAAGGATTGGGGCGCCCAACCAAAAAAGATAGAAGAAAGATCGATCGGTTTAAAGATTCTTAA